A genome region from Bacteroides stercoris ATCC 43183 includes the following:
- a CDS encoding phosphoglycerate kinase, whose translation MMTIDQFNFAGKKAFVRVDFNVPLDENFNITDDTRMRAALPTLKKILADGGSIIIGSHLGRPKGATDKFSLKHILKHLSELLGVEVQFANDCMGEEAAVKAAALQPGEVLLLENLRFYAEEEGKPRGLAEDATDEEKKVAKAAVKESQKEFTKKLASYADCYVNDAFGTAHRAHASTALIAKYFDKDNKMFGYLMEKEVKAVDKVLNDIQRPFTAIMGGSKVSSKIEIIENLLNKVDNLIITGGMTYTFTKAQGGKIGLSICEDDKLDLALELLKKAKEKGVNLVLAVDAKIADSFSNDANTQFCKVNEIPDGWEGLDIGPETEKIFAEVIKNSKTILWNGPTGVFEFDNFTHGSRSVGEAIVEATKNGAFSLVGGGDSVACVNKFGLANGVSYVSTGGGALLEAIEGKVLPGIAAINE comes from the coding sequence ATTATGACAATTGATCAATTTAACTTTGCCGGAAAAAAGGCATTCGTTCGCGTGGACTTCAACGTACCTCTGGACGAAAACTTCAACATTACAGACGATACCCGTATGCGTGCCGCTCTTCCTACATTGAAGAAGATTTTGGCTGACGGTGGCAGTATTATCATCGGTTCTCACCTCGGTCGTCCGAAAGGTGCAACCGACAAGTTCTCTTTGAAGCACATCCTGAAACATTTGTCAGAACTGCTGGGTGTTGAGGTACAGTTCGCCAACGACTGCATGGGCGAAGAAGCTGCCGTTAAGGCTGCCGCTCTGCAACCGGGTGAAGTGCTGTTGCTCGAAAATCTTCGTTTCTATGCTGAAGAAGAAGGCAAACCGCGCGGTTTGGCCGAAGATGCGACAGACGAAGAAAAGAAAGTTGCCAAAGCTGCCGTTAAGGAAAGCCAGAAAGAGTTTACCAAGAAACTTGCTTCTTACGCTGACTGCTACGTAAACGACGCATTCGGTACCGCTCACCGTGCACACGCTTCTACGGCATTGATCGCCAAATACTTCGACAAAGACAACAAGATGTTCGGCTACCTGATGGAGAAAGAAGTGAAAGCCGTAGACAAGGTGTTGAATGACATCCAACGTCCGTTCACTGCTATCATGGGCGGTTCCAAAGTATCTTCCAAGATTGAAATCATCGAAAACCTGCTGAACAAGGTAGATAATCTGATTATCACCGGCGGTATGACTTACACCTTCACCAAAGCTCAAGGCGGTAAAATCGGTCTTTCCATCTGCGAAGACGACAAGCTGGATCTGGCTCTCGAACTGTTGAAAAAAGCAAAAGAAAAAGGCGTAAACCTCGTATTGGCTGTAGATGCCAAGATTGCCGACTCTTTCTCTAACGACGCCAACACTCAGTTCTGCAAAGTAAACGAAATACCTGACGGCTGGGAAGGTCTGGATATAGGTCCTGAGACAGAAAAGATTTTTGCCGAAGTTATCAAGAACTCCAAGACTATCCTTTGGAACGGTCCTACGGGCGTATTCGAGTTCGACAACTTCACTCACGGTTCACGCTCTGTAGGTGAAGCTATCGTTGAGGCAACCAAGAACGGTGCGTTCTCACTCGTAGGCGGTGGCGACTCTGTAGCTTGCGTCAACAAATTCGGTCTGGCAAACGGCGTTTCTTACGTTTCTACCGGTGGTGGTGCATTGCTCGAGGCAATTGAAGGAAAAGTTCTTCCGGGTATCGCTGCTATCAACGAATAA
- a CDS encoding MFS transporter, whose amino-acid sequence MKDRLVTPGYCFILAANFLLYFGFWLLIPVLPFYLSEVFNAGNSTIGIILSCYTVAALCIRPFSGYFLDSFARKPLYLLAYFIFMTMFAGYIIAGSLTLFILFRIIHGVSFGMVTVGGNTVVIDIMPSSRRGEGLGYYGLSNNIAMAVGPMSGLFLHDAGMSYTTIFCCSLGSCIAGFICASLVKTPYKPPVRREPVSLDRFILLKGIPAGISLLLLSIPYGMTTNYVAMYAKEIGIHATTGFFFTFMAVGMAISRIFSGRIVDRGKITQVISAGLYIVVFSFFLLSACVYIIEWNSMACNIVFFAVALLLGIGFGIMFPAYNTLFVNLAPNSQRGTATSTYLTSWDVGIGIGMLTGGYIAEVSTFDKAYLFGACLTIVSMLYFNIKVTPHYHKNKLR is encoded by the coding sequence ATGAAAGATAGGCTCGTAACTCCCGGCTATTGCTTTATCCTCGCTGCCAACTTCCTGCTGTACTTCGGCTTTTGGCTATTGATACCCGTATTGCCATTCTATCTATCCGAAGTATTCAATGCAGGAAACTCCACTATCGGCATCATTCTTTCCTGCTATACGGTAGCTGCCTTATGCATCCGTCCGTTCTCCGGATATTTTCTGGACAGTTTTGCCCGCAAACCGTTGTATCTGTTAGCTTATTTCATCTTCATGACTATGTTTGCCGGATACATCATTGCCGGGTCACTCACTTTATTTATCCTGTTCCGCATCATACACGGCGTATCATTCGGCATGGTAACCGTAGGCGGCAATACGGTAGTCATCGACATCATGCCCTCATCAAGACGCGGAGAAGGTCTCGGATATTACGGACTCTCCAACAACATAGCCATGGCAGTAGGGCCGATGTCCGGTTTGTTCCTGCACGATGCCGGTATGAGTTATACCACCATATTCTGTTGCTCGCTGGGTTCCTGCATTGCCGGGTTCATCTGTGCTTCCTTAGTGAAAACCCCGTATAAGCCGCCTGTCAGACGCGAACCGGTTTCGCTCGACCGCTTTATTTTGCTGAAAGGCATTCCTGCGGGCATCAGCCTGCTCTTATTATCCATTCCTTACGGAATGACTACCAATTACGTAGCCATGTATGCCAAAGAAATCGGTATCCATGCAACTACCGGCTTTTTCTTTACTTTCATGGCGGTGGGCATGGCTATCTCGCGCATCTTTTCCGGCAGGATTGTAGACAGAGGAAAAATAACGCAGGTGATTTCGGCAGGGTTGTACATCGTGGTATTCAGTTTCTTCCTGCTCTCGGCATGCGTCTATATCATCGAGTGGAACAGCATGGCATGCAACATCGTATTCTTTGCAGTGGCATTGCTGCTTGGCATAGGCTTCGGCATCATGTTTCCGGCCTACAACACACTGTTCGTAAACCTTGCCCCCAACAGTCAACGGGGCACGGCCACTTCCACCTACCTCACTTCGTGGGATGTGGGGATAGGCATCGGCATGCTGACAGGCGGATACATTGCAGAAGTCAGCACTTTCGACAAAGCCTATCTTTTCGGAGCCTGCCTGACAATTGTTTCCATGCTCTATTTCAACATCAAGGTAACTCCTCATTATCATAAAAACAAATTACGATGA
- a CDS encoding porin, whose product MKRILLSCLFLLSIHTLKAQDTRLNNVVNTLKERITLAGYAQVGYTYDDAGEKASNTFDLKRAIFMARGKITDKWSCYFMYSFANTGKILEAYTEYRFLPQLTARIGQFKTMYTIENPMSPCFVELINCYSQAVNYLAGINGSDPLYGSNSGRDMGILIYGDLFKKKLSYNLAVMNGQGINLKDKNNQKDIVGSLMVHPLDWLSVGGSFVKGKGCAVAASSVNPDIAIGDSYTRNRWSAGATIQTKPVSLRTEYLAGKDGHVKSDGYYATASVHVLPKFDIVASYDYFNKDKAQDYKQSNYVAGVQWWFYPKCRLQAQYTYCDPHKGENSNLLQAQLQVRF is encoded by the coding sequence ATGAAACGAATTCTACTATCCTGTCTTTTTCTCCTCTCCATACATACATTAAAAGCCCAGGATACGCGTCTGAACAATGTAGTGAATACACTGAAAGAACGCATCACCCTGGCAGGGTATGCCCAAGTGGGATATACCTATGATGACGCCGGCGAAAAGGCCAGCAATACCTTCGACCTCAAACGCGCCATATTCATGGCACGCGGCAAGATTACCGACAAATGGTCGTGCTACTTCATGTACAGCTTCGCCAATACCGGAAAGATACTGGAAGCTTATACGGAATACCGGTTCCTGCCCCAACTCACTGCCCGCATCGGACAGTTCAAAACAATGTACACCATTGAGAATCCGATGTCTCCCTGTTTTGTCGAACTGATAAACTGTTATTCACAGGCAGTCAACTATCTGGCAGGCATCAACGGCAGCGATCCACTCTACGGCTCGAACAGCGGCCGTGACATGGGTATCCTTATCTACGGCGACCTTTTCAAGAAAAAGCTGAGTTATAACCTTGCCGTCATGAACGGGCAAGGCATCAATCTGAAAGACAAGAACAATCAAAAAGATATAGTAGGCAGCCTGATGGTTCATCCGCTCGACTGGCTGTCGGTGGGCGGCTCATTCGTCAAGGGCAAAGGCTGTGCCGTAGCCGCCTCTTCCGTCAATCCGGATATAGCGATAGGCGACAGCTACACACGCAACCGCTGGTCGGCAGGCGCCACCATACAGACAAAGCCTGTCAGCCTGCGTACCGAATACCTTGCCGGCAAAGACGGACATGTAAAAAGCGACGGATACTATGCAACCGCATCCGTACATGTGCTTCCCAAATTCGACATTGTAGCATCCTATGATTATTTCAACAAAGACAAAGCGCAGGATTACAAACAGAGCAACTATGTGGCCGGCGTGCAATGGTGGTTCTATCCCAAATGCCGCTTGCAGGCGCAATATACCTATTGCGATCCCCACAAAGGAGAAAACTCCAACCTGCTGCAGGCACAATTGCAGGTGCGTTTCTGA
- a CDS encoding Maf-like protein has translation MLDNLKKYKVILASNSPRRKELLAGLGVDYEVRTLPDVDESYPDTLQGADIPLYIAKEKADAYRNMLQPGELMITADTIVWLDGRVLGKPKDREDALCMLRDMSGRTHEVFTGVCITTTEWQRSFAAQTEVRFAELSEEEITYYVDKFQPMDKAGAYGVQEWIGFIGVENISGSYYNIMGLPVQRLYKELVKVK, from the coding sequence ATGTTGGATAATCTCAAAAAATATAAAGTTATACTTGCTTCCAATTCTCCCCGCCGGAAAGAGTTGCTGGCAGGACTTGGTGTGGACTACGAAGTGCGCACCCTACCGGATGTAGACGAATCGTACCCTGATACATTGCAGGGTGCGGATATACCTCTTTATATCGCAAAAGAAAAAGCGGATGCCTATCGGAACATGTTGCAACCGGGCGAACTGATGATAACTGCCGATACCATTGTCTGGCTGGACGGGCGGGTGCTTGGGAAACCTAAAGACCGGGAAGACGCTTTGTGCATGCTGCGGGATATGTCCGGTCGCACCCACGAAGTGTTTACCGGAGTTTGTATAACTACAACGGAATGGCAGCGCAGCTTTGCCGCTCAGACGGAAGTACGCTTTGCTGAGCTGAGCGAAGAAGAAATAACCTATTATGTAGATAAGTTCCAGCCGATGGATAAAGCCGGTGCCTATGGGGTGCAGGAGTGGATTGGCTTTATCGGGGTGGAGAATATTTCGGGAAGCTATTATAATATTATGGGGCTGCCGGTGCAGCGGCTTTATAAGGAGCTTGTCAAGGTAAAATAG
- a CDS encoding tetratricopeptide repeat protein — protein MNEQAIQEQYQHIVNLLEQKRLKEAQVQLEAFLWNCNDWTLRNRLEQAKVSYQYMLQYMRQGINDPERQKLYRQLLAETWELAEQTRISLLDEVSTRYYHSLHKNKKNMVAGYGMSSWLKVLESFPDDMAVCQLMPDNKQSLDSALQRHEGTAQYLFLTTWGNSGWTAEEEQEARLYLESELLPVNDLCLFTGAILLSLMECFDPRKFSWLLDAATHADTQVNQRALVIIAIILHIHSNRLRLYPELMAKLSLLDEDGSFGKQLNRVYIQLLRSRETEKIDKKMREEIIPEMMKNVTIMRNMKYGFEENIDEDDRNPDWEKAFEESGLGDKIREMNELQLEGADVYMSTFAQLKSYPFFQNPHNWFYPFDMQHSSIIREFGLKPTGENAVLSLILQSGFFCNSDKYSLCFTMAHIPQAQRNMMLSQMTSQDLNELMDESKSSSLRQYALRPDVISNQYIHDLYRFFKLSQRRHEYRDIFKEEIALHRIPALKDILCKPELLATIADFHFRKEHPAEALSIYKEITDMNHADAEIFQKTGYCLQKEKRYKKAIEAYRKADVLKPDHVWTIRHLATCHRQLRDFATALEYYRKAEAMQPENRNLPFLIGSCLAEQERYEEALQYFFKLDFMENDCIKAWRAIGWCSFVSGKFEQAMRYYNKILALKPLSTDYLNAGHAALLLGNMEKAAELYGKATSESDNRETFLEMFDKDKEMLIKLGIDEKDIPLIRDLA, from the coding sequence ATGAACGAGCAAGCCATACAAGAGCAATATCAGCATATAGTCAATCTACTGGAACAGAAACGTCTGAAAGAGGCTCAAGTACAACTGGAAGCCTTTTTATGGAACTGCAACGACTGGACGCTCCGCAACCGTCTGGAGCAGGCTAAGGTGTCCTACCAATACATGTTACAGTACATGCGCCAGGGCATAAACGATCCGGAACGACAGAAACTATACCGACAACTTCTGGCAGAAACCTGGGAGCTTGCCGAACAGACCCGCATCAGCCTGCTCGATGAGGTTTCCACCCGTTATTACCACTCCCTGCACAAGAACAAAAAGAATATGGTAGCCGGTTACGGCATGTCTTCCTGGCTGAAAGTTCTGGAATCTTTTCCTGACGATATGGCGGTTTGCCAGCTTATGCCGGACAACAAACAAAGTCTGGACAGCGCCCTGCAACGCCATGAAGGCACTGCCCAATATCTGTTCCTCACTACATGGGGCAACAGTGGCTGGACGGCAGAAGAAGAACAGGAAGCCAGGCTGTATCTGGAGTCCGAATTGTTGCCGGTAAATGACTTGTGTCTGTTCACCGGAGCCATCCTGCTCAGCCTGATGGAATGTTTCGATCCGCGGAAATTCTCATGGTTACTGGATGCCGCAACGCACGCCGACACACAGGTCAACCAGCGCGCCCTGGTGATTATCGCCATCATACTGCACATACACTCCAACCGCTTGCGGCTATACCCGGAGCTGATGGCAAAGTTATCGCTTCTCGATGAGGACGGCAGCTTCGGCAAACAGTTGAACCGGGTTTACATCCAGCTACTCCGCAGCCGTGAAACAGAGAAGATAGACAAGAAAATGCGTGAAGAAATCATTCCGGAAATGATGAAGAACGTCACCATCATGCGCAATATGAAGTACGGCTTCGAAGAAAACATTGATGAAGACGACCGCAATCCGGACTGGGAGAAAGCATTCGAGGAATCGGGCCTGGGCGACAAGATACGCGAGATGAACGAACTTCAACTGGAAGGAGCCGATGTATATATGAGTACGTTTGCCCAGCTCAAGAGTTACCCGTTCTTTCAAAATCCGCATAACTGGTTCTATCCGTTCGACATGCAGCATTCCAGCATCATACGGGAGTTCGGACTGAAGCCAACCGGAGAAAACGCCGTCCTGTCGCTGATACTGCAATCGGGCTTTTTCTGCAACAGCGACAAGTATTCATTATGCTTTACCATGGCACATATACCGCAAGCGCAGCGTAATATGATGCTCAGCCAAATGACATCACAGGATTTGAATGAACTGATGGACGAGAGCAAGTCGTCCAGCCTGAGACAGTATGCCTTGCGGCCGGACGTTATCAGCAACCAGTATATCCACGATTTATACCGGTTCTTCAAGTTAAGCCAGCGCCGCCATGAGTACCGTGATATTTTCAAGGAAGAAATAGCCCTGCACCGTATACCGGCACTGAAAGATATTTTATGCAAGCCCGAACTATTGGCAACCATAGCCGACTTCCATTTCCGCAAAGAGCATCCCGCAGAAGCCTTAAGCATCTATAAAGAAATAACGGATATGAACCATGCCGATGCGGAAATCTTCCAAAAGACCGGCTATTGCCTGCAAAAAGAGAAACGTTACAAAAAAGCTATCGAAGCTTATAGGAAAGCCGATGTACTGAAACCCGATCATGTATGGACTATCCGCCACCTCGCCACCTGCCACCGCCAATTGCGGGACTTTGCAACGGCATTGGAATATTACAGAAAAGCGGAAGCCATGCAACCGGAAAACAGAAACCTGCCATTCCTTATCGGCAGTTGCCTGGCAGAGCAGGAACGCTACGAAGAAGCCTTGCAGTATTTCTTTAAGCTGGATTTCATGGAAAACGACTGCATCAAGGCATGGCGTGCCATAGGCTGGTGCTCGTTTGTCAGCGGAAAATTTGAACAGGCCATGCGGTATTACAACAAGATACTTGCCTTGAAACCGCTTTCCACAGATTACCTCAATGCCGGACACGCAGCATTGCTATTGGGAAATATGGAAAAGGCTGCCGAACTGTACGGAAAAGCTACCTCGGAAAGCGATAACCGGGAGACTTTTCTTGAGATGTTCGATAAAGACAAGGAGATGCTTATCAAGTTGGGGATAGACGAAAAAGACATACCGCTGATAAGAGATTTGGCCTGA
- a CDS encoding Rossmann-like and DUF2520 domain-containing protein: MKRSIEDTSVVFIGAGNLATNLAKALYYKGFRIVQVYSRTEESARTLAQAVEAAYTTDLSSVAADARLYIVSLKDAAFVQLLPEIVAGKENALWVHTAGSIPMDVWAGKVNRYGVFYPMQTFSKQRTVDFRQIPVFVESNSAEDTRTLKDIASVLSENVYEADSEQRKSLHLAAVFTCNFTNHMYALAAGLLKKYGLPFEVMLPLIDETARKVHELEPRLAQTGPAVRYDENVIGEHLQMLSDEPDMQELYRLISESIHRQNS; encoded by the coding sequence ATGAAAAGAAGCATAGAAGATACATCTGTTGTATTTATCGGAGCCGGCAATCTGGCTACGAATCTGGCAAAGGCGCTTTACTATAAAGGATTCCGTATCGTGCAGGTATACAGCCGTACGGAAGAGTCGGCGCGAACATTGGCGCAGGCGGTAGAGGCTGCCTATACTACCGACTTGTCGTCTGTGGCAGCGGATGCCCGGCTGTATATCGTTTCGCTGAAAGATGCGGCGTTTGTGCAACTGCTGCCCGAAATTGTTGCCGGAAAAGAAAATGCCCTGTGGGTACATACAGCTGGAAGTATCCCGATGGATGTTTGGGCAGGCAAGGTAAACCGGTATGGCGTGTTCTATCCGATGCAGACATTCAGCAAGCAGCGTACGGTCGATTTCCGGCAGATACCGGTTTTCGTGGAAAGCAACTCTGCGGAGGATACCCGGACACTGAAAGATATTGCTTCCGTACTCTCCGAGAATGTCTATGAGGCCGATTCCGAACAGCGTAAAAGTCTGCACCTGGCAGCGGTGTTCACTTGTAATTTTACCAATCATATGTATGCCCTTGCAGCCGGGTTGTTGAAGAAATACGGGCTTCCTTTTGAAGTGATGCTGCCTTTGATAGACGAGACTGCCCGTAAGGTGCATGAACTCGAACCGCGTCTTGCGCAGACGGGGCCTGCCGTGCGGTATGACGAAAATGTTATTGGCGAGCACTTGCAGATGCTTTCCGACGAGCCGGACATGCAGGAACTGTACAGGCTGATTAGCGAAAGCATACATCGGCAAAATAGTTAA
- a CDS encoding KdsC family phosphatase has product MSTINYDLNKIKALAFDVDGVLSANVIPMSTEGEPLRTVNIKDGYALHLAARHEIPLAIITGGRTEAVRKRFRALGILPENIYMGSSVKIHDYRDFRDRYGLRDEEILYVGDDIPDIEVMRTCGLPCCPRDAAPEVKSVARYISHKEGGYGCGRDIVEQFLKVKGLWMADERAFGW; this is encoded by the coding sequence ATGAGTACAATCAATTACGATTTGAATAAGATAAAAGCCCTCGCCTTTGATGTGGACGGGGTGTTGAGCGCCAATGTCATTCCGATGAGTACGGAAGGCGAGCCGCTGCGTACGGTAAACATAAAGGATGGCTATGCCTTGCATCTGGCTGCCAGACATGAAATACCATTGGCTATCATTACCGGTGGACGCACGGAAGCGGTGCGCAAGCGTTTCCGTGCTTTGGGAATATTGCCGGAGAATATCTATATGGGGTCTTCTGTCAAGATACACGATTATCGTGACTTCCGCGATCGCTACGGCCTGCGGGATGAAGAAATTCTATATGTAGGCGATGATATTCCCGATATTGAGGTGATGCGCACTTGCGGTTTGCCTTGCTGTCCGCGGGATGCCGCCCCTGAGGTAAAATCCGTTGCCCGCTACATCTCCCACAAAGAGGGGGGATACGGTTGCGGACGGGATATCGTGGAGCAGTTCCTGAAAGTGAAAGGTCTTTGGATGGCAGACGAGCGGGCCTTCGGTTGGTAA
- the nth gene encoding endonuclease III: MRKKERYEKILAWFRENRPIAETELHYNNPYELLIAVILSAQCTDKRVNMITPALYRDFPTPEALAATTPEVVYEYIRSVSYPNNKAKHLVGMAQMLVKDFNSQVPDTLEKLVKLPGVGRKTANVIQSVVFNKAAMAVDTHVFRVSHRLGLVSDKCTTPFSVEKELVKYIPEAEIPIAHHWLILHGRYVCQARTPQCDNCGLQLMCKYYCRKYKVSKESNDGEE; encoded by the coding sequence ATGAGAAAGAAAGAACGTTATGAAAAGATACTCGCCTGGTTCAGGGAAAACCGCCCCATAGCGGAGACCGAGCTACATTATAACAACCCGTACGAACTGTTGATTGCGGTAATTCTTTCCGCCCAATGCACAGACAAGCGGGTGAATATGATAACTCCCGCCCTTTACCGGGACTTCCCCACTCCCGAAGCACTTGCAGCCACTACTCCGGAAGTAGTATACGAATACATACGCAGTGTATCCTACCCGAACAACAAGGCCAAGCATCTCGTAGGCATGGCTCAAATGCTGGTGAAAGACTTCAACAGCCAAGTGCCCGACACACTGGAAAAGCTCGTGAAACTTCCCGGTGTGGGACGCAAAACGGCAAATGTAATCCAGTCGGTCGTCTTCAACAAAGCCGCCATGGCGGTAGATACCCACGTTTTCCGCGTCAGCCACCGTTTGGGACTGGTATCCGACAAATGCACTACCCCGTTCAGCGTAGAGAAGGAACTGGTTAAATACATTCCGGAAGCAGAGATTCCCATTGCCCACCACTGGCTCATCCTGCACGGACGGTATGTATGCCAGGCACGTACCCCTCAATGTGACAACTGCGGTTTGCAATTGATGTGCAAATATTACTGCCGGAAGTATAAAGTTAGTAAAGAGAGCAATGATGGGGAAGAATAA